Proteins encoded within one genomic window of Misgurnus anguillicaudatus chromosome 18, ASM2758022v2, whole genome shotgun sequence:
- the fzd3a gene encoding frizzled-3a isoform X2: MAVIWVLFSMLTVCMAINMEATGSHSMFTCEPITLRMCQGLTYNTTFMPNLLNHYDQQTAALAMEPFHPMVNLECSTEIRPFLCALYAPVCTEYGRVTLPCRRLCQLAKSDCYKLMDMFGVTWPDEMECSRFPECDDSYPRAIDLLPSSDGTEESPSSVQRDYGFWCPRELKIDPELGYSFMGVRDCSPPCPNMYFRKDELIFARYFIGVVSIVCLSATLFTFLTFLIDVGRFRYPERPIIFYAVCYMMVSLVFFLGFLLEDRVSCNASSTGRFRASTITQGSHNKACTLLFMTLYFFTMAGSVWWVILTITWFLAAVPKWGSEAIEKKALLFHAVAWGVPGALTITLMAMNKIEGDSMSGVCFVGLYDLMALRWFLLVPLALDVVVGVVLLLAGIAALNRVRMEIPLEKENQDKLVKFMIRIGVFSVLYLVPLLTVIGCYLYEQSYRSVWESTWVQERCREYHIPCPMKVEQTSRPDIALFLIKYLMMLVVGIPSVFWVGSKKTCFEWAGFFNGQRRKDAVHESRQVLQEPDFTQLLLRDPNIPVVRKSRGTSTQGTSTHASSTHLAMLDEPPSASTSRASSKASSFHGSLHRSRDGRYTASSFRGAEDRLPHGSTLRLNDPLQHCSVNRLDNHSRHGSLQRLESQSRHSSVRDLSNTAQTIQSVPGNGIHRVIEEDGTKA, encoded by the exons ATGGCTGTCATTTGGGTCCTGTTCTCCATGCTGACTGTATGCATGGCAATCAATATGGAAGCTACTGGGAGCCATAGCATGTTTACCTGTGAACCGATCACATTACGGATGTGCCAGGGCCTCACCTACAATACCACATTTATGCCCAACCTTTTAAATCACTATGACCAACAAACTGCTGCTCTCGCAATGGAG CCCTTTCATCCTATGGTGAATTTGGAGTGCTCTACGGAAATCCGCCCCTTCCTGTGCGCCCTTTATGCACCTGTGTGCACCGAATATGGCCGTGTGACCTTGCCATGTCGACGCCTTTGCCAACTTGCCAAGAGCGATTGCTACAAACTCATGGACATGTTTGGAGTCACCTGGCCAGATGAGATGGAGTGTAGCAG GTTTCCAGAATGTGATGATTCTTATCCACGAGCTATAGATCTTCTTCCCAGCAGTGATGGTACAGAAGAATCTCCTTCATCTGTTCAACGGGACTACGGTTTCTGGTGCCCACGAGAGCTAAAGATTGACCCCGAGCTGGGATACTCATTCATGGGTGTGCGCGACTGCTCGCCTCCTTGCCCAAACATGTACTTCCGGAAGGATGAGCTCATCTTCGCACGCTATTTCATTGGGGTCGTCTCCATCGTCTGCCTGTCAGCCACGCTCTTCACCTTCCTGACCTTCCTCATCGACGTCGGCCGATTTCGCTACCCGGAGCGGCCCATCATCTTCTATGCCGTCTGCTACATGATGGTGTCCCTGGTCTTCTTCCTGGGTTTCCTATTGGAGGATCGCGTGTCGTGTAATGCCTCAAGCACCGGTCGATTCCGCGCCTCCACCATCACCCAGGGCTCCCATAACAAAGCCTGCACACTGCTCTTCATGACCCTTTATTTCTTCACCATGGCAGGTAGCGTGTGGTGGGTCATCCTTACCATCACCTGGTTCCTGGCTGCCGTTCCCAAATGGGGAAGCGAAGCTATTGAGAAGAAGGCTTTGCTTTTCCATGCCGTGGCCTGGGGGGTACCGGGAGCCCTTACCATCACCCTCATGGCCATGAACAAAATCGAGGGTGACAGCATGAGTGGCGTTTGTTTTGTTGGGCTTTACGATCTTATGGCCCTGCGATGGTTCCTCTTGGTTCCTCTCGCATTGGATGTGGTCGTAGGCGTGGTGCTGCTGTTAGCCGGCATCGCTGCACTTAATAGGGTCCGAATGGAGATCCCTTTAGAGAAGGAGAACCAGGACAAGCTGGTGAAGTTCATGATTCGGATTGGCGTGTTTTCAGTGCTGTATCTGGTGCCTCTACTGACAGTGATTGGATGCTATTTATATGAGCAGAGCTACAGATCAGTCTGGGAGAGCACCTGGGTACAGGAGCGGTGTAGAGAGTACCACATTCCCTGCCCAATGAAG GTGGAACAGACAAGCAGGCCAGATATCGCCTTGTTTCTCATTAAGTACCTGATGATGCTGGTGGTAGGCATCCCATCAGTGTTTTGGGTTGGAAGTAAAAAGACCTGCTTTGAGTGGGCCGGTTTCTTCAACGGACAACGCAGAAAAGA CGCGGTGCACGAGAGCAGGCAGGTGCTCCAGGAGCCTGACTTCACCCAACTTCTCCTCAGGGACCCCAACATCCCAGTGGTGAGAAAGTCCAGAGGCACCTCAACTCAGGGCACCTCCACCCACGCTTCCTCCACGCACCTCGCCATGTTGGACGAACCCCCCAGTGCCAGCACCAGCCGTGCGAGCAGCAAGGCCAGCAGCTTCCATGGCAGTCTGCACCGCTCACGAGATGGGAG GTACACAGCCAGTAGTTTCCGTGGTGCCGAGGACCGTCTTCCTCACGGGAGCACCCTACGGCTCAACGATCCCCTACAGCACTGCAGCGTCAACCGCCTTGACAACCATTCGCGACATGGCAGTCTGCAGCGTCTAGAGAGCCAATCACGGCACAGCAGCGTACGGGACCTCAGCAACACTGCACAGACCATCCAAAGCGTTCCTGGCAACGGGATTCACCGTGTCATAGAGGAGGATGGAACCAAGGCATGA
- the fzd3a gene encoding frizzled-3a isoform X1 has product MAVIWVLFSMLTVCMAINMEATGSHSMFTCEPITLRMCQGLTYNTTFMPNLLNHYDQQTAALAMEPFHPMVNLECSTEIRPFLCALYAPVCTEYGRVTLPCRRLCQLAKSDCYKLMDMFGVTWPDEMECSRFPECDDSYPRAIDLLPSSDGTEESPSSVQRDYGFWCPRELKIDPELGYSFMGVRDCSPPCPNMYFRKDELIFARYFIGVVSIVCLSATLFTFLTFLIDVGRFRYPERPIIFYAVCYMMVSLVFFLGFLLEDRVSCNASSTGRFRASTITQGSHNKACTLLFMTLYFFTMAGSVWWVILTITWFLAAVPKWGSEAIEKKALLFHAVAWGVPGALTITLMAMNKIEGDSMSGVCFVGLYDLMALRWFLLVPLALDVVVGVVLLLAGIAALNRVRMEIPLEKENQDKLVKFMIRIGVFSVLYLVPLLTVIGCYLYEQSYRSVWESTWVQERCREYHIPCPMKVEQTSRPDIALFLIKYLMMLVVGIPSVFWVGSKKTCFEWAGFFNGQRRKDSAVHESRQVLQEPDFTQLLLRDPNIPVVRKSRGTSTQGTSTHASSTHLAMLDEPPSASTSRASSKASSFHGSLHRSRDGRYTASSFRGAEDRLPHGSTLRLNDPLQHCSVNRLDNHSRHGSLQRLESQSRHSSVRDLSNTAQTIQSVPGNGIHRVIEEDGTKA; this is encoded by the exons ATGGCTGTCATTTGGGTCCTGTTCTCCATGCTGACTGTATGCATGGCAATCAATATGGAAGCTACTGGGAGCCATAGCATGTTTACCTGTGAACCGATCACATTACGGATGTGCCAGGGCCTCACCTACAATACCACATTTATGCCCAACCTTTTAAATCACTATGACCAACAAACTGCTGCTCTCGCAATGGAG CCCTTTCATCCTATGGTGAATTTGGAGTGCTCTACGGAAATCCGCCCCTTCCTGTGCGCCCTTTATGCACCTGTGTGCACCGAATATGGCCGTGTGACCTTGCCATGTCGACGCCTTTGCCAACTTGCCAAGAGCGATTGCTACAAACTCATGGACATGTTTGGAGTCACCTGGCCAGATGAGATGGAGTGTAGCAG GTTTCCAGAATGTGATGATTCTTATCCACGAGCTATAGATCTTCTTCCCAGCAGTGATGGTACAGAAGAATCTCCTTCATCTGTTCAACGGGACTACGGTTTCTGGTGCCCACGAGAGCTAAAGATTGACCCCGAGCTGGGATACTCATTCATGGGTGTGCGCGACTGCTCGCCTCCTTGCCCAAACATGTACTTCCGGAAGGATGAGCTCATCTTCGCACGCTATTTCATTGGGGTCGTCTCCATCGTCTGCCTGTCAGCCACGCTCTTCACCTTCCTGACCTTCCTCATCGACGTCGGCCGATTTCGCTACCCGGAGCGGCCCATCATCTTCTATGCCGTCTGCTACATGATGGTGTCCCTGGTCTTCTTCCTGGGTTTCCTATTGGAGGATCGCGTGTCGTGTAATGCCTCAAGCACCGGTCGATTCCGCGCCTCCACCATCACCCAGGGCTCCCATAACAAAGCCTGCACACTGCTCTTCATGACCCTTTATTTCTTCACCATGGCAGGTAGCGTGTGGTGGGTCATCCTTACCATCACCTGGTTCCTGGCTGCCGTTCCCAAATGGGGAAGCGAAGCTATTGAGAAGAAGGCTTTGCTTTTCCATGCCGTGGCCTGGGGGGTACCGGGAGCCCTTACCATCACCCTCATGGCCATGAACAAAATCGAGGGTGACAGCATGAGTGGCGTTTGTTTTGTTGGGCTTTACGATCTTATGGCCCTGCGATGGTTCCTCTTGGTTCCTCTCGCATTGGATGTGGTCGTAGGCGTGGTGCTGCTGTTAGCCGGCATCGCTGCACTTAATAGGGTCCGAATGGAGATCCCTTTAGAGAAGGAGAACCAGGACAAGCTGGTGAAGTTCATGATTCGGATTGGCGTGTTTTCAGTGCTGTATCTGGTGCCTCTACTGACAGTGATTGGATGCTATTTATATGAGCAGAGCTACAGATCAGTCTGGGAGAGCACCTGGGTACAGGAGCGGTGTAGAGAGTACCACATTCCCTGCCCAATGAAG GTGGAACAGACAAGCAGGCCAGATATCGCCTTGTTTCTCATTAAGTACCTGATGATGCTGGTGGTAGGCATCCCATCAGTGTTTTGGGTTGGAAGTAAAAAGACCTGCTTTGAGTGGGCCGGTTTCTTCAACGGACAACGCAGAAAAGA CAGCGCGGTGCACGAGAGCAGGCAGGTGCTCCAGGAGCCTGACTTCACCCAACTTCTCCTCAGGGACCCCAACATCCCAGTGGTGAGAAAGTCCAGAGGCACCTCAACTCAGGGCACCTCCACCCACGCTTCCTCCACGCACCTCGCCATGTTGGACGAACCCCCCAGTGCCAGCACCAGCCGTGCGAGCAGCAAGGCCAGCAGCTTCCATGGCAGTCTGCACCGCTCACGAGATGGGAG GTACACAGCCAGTAGTTTCCGTGGTGCCGAGGACCGTCTTCCTCACGGGAGCACCCTACGGCTCAACGATCCCCTACAGCACTGCAGCGTCAACCGCCTTGACAACCATTCGCGACATGGCAGTCTGCAGCGTCTAGAGAGCCAATCACGGCACAGCAGCGTACGGGACCTCAGCAACACTGCACAGACCATCCAAAGCGTTCCTGGCAACGGGATTCACCGTGTCATAGAGGAGGATGGAACCAAGGCATGA
- the fbxo16 gene encoding F-box only protein 16: MPQAPSTKMQTKLSTWTPLNHPLSNAHVFEERRNLLGKWFDKWTDSQRKQVLQDFFSRCSVSQLKYLRQTLNSCVPEEAVDFTRVLPRVISLYIFSFLDPRSLCRCAQVSWHWKSLVELDQLWMPKCLKLGWYITFTPTPFEQGVWKRHYIETVQELHVSRPKVPMKEEFIVPEVKVIGSEMERSFSLTGHKESEFVYSSLRGKSKDGNALLKSVKGLPPWRDSDRHPTDTVRFNYLDNLDPVEHAREALRQGRCINSNVAKQENAIKTPSHSTYKLRKAKSLMFLSFDLSAARKQRNNRPQWAAQSLEAFPEHKDSMKTSQWNAGIRPGPVRPPVPRLSKDGIRASQRSNRSTPTVPLFEGQP; the protein is encoded by the exons ATGCCTCAAGCACCCAGCACCAAAATGCAGACCAAACTAAGTACCTGGACACCTCTAAATCATCCGCTCTCCAATGCTCAT GTTTTTGAAGAAAGAAGAAATTTGCTTGGAAAATGG TTTGACAAGTGGACAGACAGCCAACGCAAACAGGTGCTGCAAGATTTTTTCTCCAGGTGCTCTGTCAGCCAGCTGAAGTATCTCAGACAGACTTTGAACAGCTGCGTACCAGAGGAAGCCGTTGACTTCACCAGGGTTCTTCCCCGGGTCATATCCTTGTATATATTTTCCTTCCTAGACCCCCGAAGCCTCTGTAGGTGTGCGCAG GTGAGCTGGCACTGGAAAAGCCTTGTGGAGCTTGACCAGTTGTGGATGCCTAAATGTCTGAAACTAGGCTGGTACATAACCTTTACCCCAACCCCATTTGAGCAAGGTGTATGGAAGAGACATTATATAGAAACAGTGCAGGAGCTTCACGTTAGTCGACCAAAG GTGCCTATGAAAGAGGAGTTCATTGTCCCAGAGGTGAAAGTAATTGGTAGTGAGATGGAGAGGTCATTTTCTCTGACTGGTCACAAGGAGTCAGAGTTTGTCTACTCGAGTCTGCGTGGAAAGAGTAAAGATGGGAATGCCTTGTTGAAATCAGTCAAAGGTCTTCCACCGTGGAGAGACTCGGACAGGCATCCCACTGATACAGTACGCTTTAACTACTTAGATAACCTTGACCCGGTGGAGCATGCAAGAGAAGC ACTCAGACAGGGCAGATGCATTAATTCCAATGTAGCtaaacaggaaaatgcaataaaGACACCATCCCATTCAACATACAAACTGCGCAAGGCCAAATCTTTG ATGTTTTTGTCTTTCGATCTCAGTGCAGCAAGAAAGCAAAGAAATAATAGGCCACAATGGGCAGCACAGAGTTTAGAAGCTTTTCCAGAACACAAGGACTCCATGAAGACCTCCCAATGGAATGCTGGGATACGTCCAGGCCCTGTGAGGCCTCCGGTGCCCAGACTAAGTAAGGATGGGATCCGTGCATCACAGAGATCTAACAGAAGCACACCAA CTGTGCCACTTTTTGAAGGACAGCCATGA